The segment ATTACATCTGTAACAAAAATCGTGttatataataatgttatttCAAGCAAAATTCATTACAAATACCGAATAATTTGACTGAAACATATGATGTTTGACAACTAAattgctacaaaaaaaaaacagattacgTGTTCCTagtaatcaatcaatcaatgacCTACTAAACATACAAATGCATCAACCAATGTCAAGCAGACTCTATACGAAAGGATCCAACTTCAATCGatgtaataattatttaaacctATCAATCTTTGCATTCAATACTGCAAGAGATTTAACTATCCTGAATATATAAAGCAAAGTCAAAAGGGGAAAGATAAAGAAATAACTGACCAAAGAAAATACTAAATATTACCATATAAATCGTATGTTGAATCTTTCAGTTGAGCAAACTCTTCATAGTTTCGAAATCGAAATTTTTCAGGCGGTGTTTGAGGTAATTGTTGCTCTACACATGCAATTGTTGTTCTCTCGGTCAATCTTATCTGAAAtttatgatatgagattttgtAGTTTTTATTGTAATCTTGCAAATTAAATTTGCAGATTTCAATAATGGCCCCTTCATGTAGTCCATCTCCGAACTTTTCAATAAGAGAAGGATGCACACAACCTTGAATTGTATTTTCCtatataataaacaaattatttttaacaataaaactatataaaattttttaaaaataaaatatttaccatcTTATCAAGTAGGAGAAAATTTATTCCTATAAGCTCGTTATTCTTATTTAAATTTCTTGCTTCCCACTTTCTAGTAAGACGTACTCAGTACGACGGTAAGGACATTTCTTATTTAACTGATCTAGTGTTAGATAACTTTCTGAAGCCATTGTCTCTTGATAATTCCTGGTAGCAAATTGAATTACAATTTcagttagaaaataataaatagaacgAACACACATAAGCATAATTAAACGTATTAAAGTAGTAAACTGGCGTTGACATTAACTTATGTACAACATCATAACTAATTATATATTGTATGTACAAACTCCTAAGCATTATTGTGGCAATAACTTACGTGCCCAGCATgacaataatgaaaaaaaaaaattaacatcagTTTATAAGAAGAAAAGAACATGCGATGACCAAAAACCcacctaatatttttttttatgcttGCTGATCAAATATGAGAAGTGTCAAAATATGAGAGAGCTTAGTCCTATATATAGATGTGAATAATTGTAGTTCCTTTTGGTTTATGATCTTTTTAATTAGGATTTGAATAAAggaaaattaacattaaacactcttttacaattttttggtttaaaagttttaaaaaggataattactattaatattttttcagttatcttttctttactattttagaaaaggaaaattagtattaaataaattatttgtacaaATCTTTTTTGGTATAGGATTTGTAAAAACGAAAATTTctattacttttttcaaaaaatcagattttaataaaagaaaattaacattaaacactcttttacaaatttttggctttagaattttaaaaaggataattactatcatttttttacagttatcttttctttattattttagaaaaggaaaattatttgtacaaattgtttttggtttatgattttagtaaaggaaaattagtatttaaataaattatttgtacaaATCGTTTTTGGTATAGGATTTGTAAAAacgaaaattactattatttttttcaaaaaatcgtGTTAATATGTGaataattatagtttttttatgatagaaaaaagaaaattagtattaacacatgtcacaatcttaattatataattggcATGTGTCGCGATCATATTAATTAGAAACTTTAAGAaccaataaaagaaaattaacattaaacacTCTTCTACAATTTTTTggtttaagatttttaaaaaggaCTAGATcgttttccgcgctacgcgcggataagtgtctttaaatttacaattatatgttatataaatatcaataattGTAGAATCATTTCGATTTTTAAACTCATTTTGAATTATAATGATAGCCtgtaagatatttttgaaattattttgtttgtatacaggtttgaataaaaaatatcaaaattgtaTATGAAATTTCTTTTTCCTAATAACACTCTTACGAATATCATTCTAAGTTTTAAGCTAAAAGAATATCATTTTAAGTTTACGTCATCAATTGTTGAATGTAGGTTTTAAGACTGAAACCATTTTGAATATGTTTGGTAGTGCAATATtgaatatatatagtaaaacgatttcataatatataacataacatgaattataattatgaaaattatattttgttacttttattttatctttttgctacgtttcttttatttaattagaatgtttaaactttttattttagaggtttttcattaatataaattaatttttaacacaatagatgtattttattatttgaaaatagtCTTTTTAGTACAGTATGACATATAAATATTAGTGTGCATTTAATTATTTCCTCTGAGTTTAATCATAACTTCTTGTTATTATGCTGATCTTTAACATTTCATTGTTTGGCTATATGACCATCAAACACAAGAAATTTAAGAACTTAACCTGATTTTACATTCGTGCCTTTGCCATCATCTTAAAGACCTAAAAGTTATGAAATATGGTggaatttattgttttttacaCATATGCAATCATCATTTTACTTCCTCTTTTAAATGTATCTCTCGGTATCATAATCGTGAaagaagtgtttttttttatccaaaaaGAAGTGTTTTTTTTATCGAAAAATAAATGTTACCAACTTACTATAGTAGTTTATAGCTAAAAGAACCTTAGTATATATTACTGAGTGAGAATTAAATGAAACCCACTTCTGAAATAAAAATGgtataagtttcaaaaaaaaagaagtagaaaTGGTATATAGCCTTTGGACAGAACAATCTTTTGAGTGGCGAAGATGATCTATACCATTTTTACGAAAACATTTGATTAGGCCCATCTAGTACATATATACAGATATACTGCATATATACCGTACTGATTTAAACCAGCAAATGCCAATTTGGTTCTAGTCACCTGTATAATTATCTTTTGGTCTTTCCACAATAGTACAATTCCTCAAGAGCACAAGACATGCTTAATAACTCGAAAAGTCTCCAGCAAACCAAAAAGAATAAAAGCGTTTATAATCCAGAAAGAGTTCTCAGGCTAACCAAAAGAGAGTTCATCACGTACTTGTCCTCATGAACAGAAACTCCACACTCTTCATCATTAGGAACATCACGAACATGAACTCTACACTCTGCATCATTAGCAACGAAGAGCGAGAAACATGAGCAAGGTAGTCATGAAACCATACATTTTAAGCAATTAAACTACAGGGTATTGCTAGTTTCTCTGCGGGAATGGGTTTGATTGAGTATCTCCATATATAAGAGGGAAAATGTTAGCAAAATGGATGAAGAGTTCTGAAGCATACTTCTCTATTCTCACTCAAGTAAATTCTCAAAATCATACCAGAAGCTTTCTCCACCAGACATTTCTTCATGATACACACCTTTCATACAATACAAAATTTAAGCTTAACAATACACTTACACGAAAAAAGAGTAGAACATATATCACTTCCCATAAAATGGATACTAACACTTACAATGCAATTTTCTTAAAGAATCTCATGAGACACGTTAACGGGAGATCGTGTGAGTCCATAACACCCTTGAGAAAATACCAATGAAACTGCTTACGAAGCACCAGAAAAGTAGATatcaataccaaaaaaaaagatctctTGAAAGGCcacaccaaaaaaatatttattcaatGTGTAGTAAGGCCTCCCAAAGCTACAGCCAACAACAAAGTTCCCAAAACTAAAGACAATAAATGACAaagattttaccaaaaaaatgacCAAAGAGTAGCTGTCCATAGAGATACTTCTCTCACCAGCTTCTCGTCAAAATCACTTGAAACTTGTTTTACATAGAGCCTTATGTTCTTTGTCTTTTAATTAACCACGTCATCCTGTCCAATTGGTGAGACTGGTGGCACATAAAAGATGGATCTAAACTCGACCTCAGGCTACAATAAGAGTATATCAGAACAATTTaagtttaagaaaaataaatcatactGGATCATACAAATCATAACCTGCTTGGGTTGTTTATATATACTATTCCAGTAGATGTTTTTCCTTCCAACGTACCTCTGTTGGGAAGTGGGATGATGCATGCCAATGCATGGATACTCGTTGAAAGTTTTTCTGTAAAACTCAAGATATTTCTCAGAGCATAAGAGAAGCAAGTATACCTCACTGAGCCACAAATACTTGCACTGAGCTACAAAAGCAATACAAACACATAACAAACCTTAAGGTGCTAAGTAATACATGTCCCTCTAGGAATGATTAGCTGAGAATCAGTCCCTTCTTTAATGGTATAATTGCGTGAATCTGCTTCTCCTTCCCATACATATTGCTTACCAGACTTTGGGCTCTTTGTTGACACagtaaccttttttttttttggtctaagaCACAGTAACCTTCAAAACATAGATAAGTAACACATAACTTAGTTGATGAAGAGTTGAGCATAACAATGATCAGAGTACATAGTGACAACGAAATAATTTACCCATTCTTCAACAAATAAATGATATAGAACCCCCATACCAAGATCTGACCAATTAAATTGTTCTCACCACTTGCATCCTTGTTATCCTGAAAATGATTACAAAAATGTATAGTTGGTCGAATTCAGTATATACTGAAACTCATAACGCCCTCACGTAATAATCAACATCCGTCATAATTTCAGTCAACTAATGATAAGTAAAACGATGTCCCATTGTAGCCATTGACTCAGCAAGTTCCACCGCGGGGATTTGACAATTGCTGTACCGAAAATCTCCATGACCATTTATGACTGCAAGTCTGCAATGTTTAGCCATCTAATTTTCAATGAAAAGCCTCACAAATTGGAAGACTCTTTTTGAATCAAACAGAAAACAGAGTGGTGTAAAATCTGTCTTTTTAAACTCAAACCTGAGACTGAAGTTTCATCGGAAAAAACAGTGGGAGGGATTGCTGCGATGATGGGTTAGAGACTTTAAGAGTCACACCAATAGAGTATACGTGGAGGAAGAGTGATGAATATATATATGGCAGCCGTGTAAATCTGGAGCATCATATACATAGTGGAGGAATACGTGAAGAGTGAATCGTCATCCAGAGATTACAGTTTTGAAGACGACAATTAGGAATGCAAATCATTGATTGATTTGGAGGGATCAAAGTAACCTAAAACTCTGAAATTGGAAGCGACAGAAATGGAAGAGTTATGACTCTCAAAACCGTAAAAGAGTTTGTCGACAGAGAGTGGGGCTGggctaaattattatttaaacaaagcCCACACAAAATGTCCATTACAACTTAACTTAAATGACGTGGCTGATTAAAAGATCTTTAATTGGCTAAATTTTTTTGAGGACGTGGACATCTTCTAAGGGCTTCATATTCCCCTTTTACTAGTGTTAGATAATTACTATCATTTCTTTTTacagttatcttttttttatgattttagggaaaaaaacaatattaacacatgtcacaatcttaaatatataattgccaTGTGTCAAGATcgtgttaattagcaactttgaagaaccaagctttatataataagattaccAATATTCCTCTGTTTCCGGCAATAAAAATCTCTCGAGTTTCCTGACATTCATATAAGCAAAGTCTGAAAACCAAAAAGTCAAAGCAAAAGAGTGGGAATCTAACATAGATGTGAATACTACTCGACTAGTGTCATGAAAGCTGGCCGTTGACGAGTAAAGTCTTTGATAAGCGAGCGAATCTCAATACTGGAATATtctccaaaatctaaaatctccTCCAACTTTTATTTTGCTTCTCTTTCGttcttgaataaaaaaaaaaaagacgaaacGAAAGTCATTGGTAATGTCCTCATCCTCATTTCTGCTCTGTCCGAATCAAGTTGATTCGATACCCACTTTAAATTTGATTCTTGTCAATTCACCAAGGTGTTTCCATTTTTGTGTTTCAGGCTCTCTTAGACATGAGAAGGCAACAACAATCCGTTGCAGTCTTGGTGACTCTTtgtgtagtagtagtagtattaGCTCTTGGTGGAAGAATTCAACAAGTGGAATCTCATAAAGACCAGCCTTTATCAGGAATTGCTATCCATGAAACAACGTTCCATCTCAATGACAAAGCTCATGTCAAAGCCTCTCCAACACTTCTTGGATCCAATGTAATTATTACCATTCAAATCCTTTCATAGTCTTTGATGAACAATATCCTAAACTtcaataccttttttttttttttttgggcaggGTCAACATAGTGAATTTGTGTTGGTGGAGTTTACTTCTCCACACCCATCAGATGATGATTGGATTGGAGTGTTCTCTCCTGCAGATTTcaagtatatattattttaaaaacaatccTTCTCATGAACTGTAGAGTCAAAAGTGTATGTTTTTAACACTTTTGTTGTTACTACAGTGCTTCCACTTGTCCAGGAGATAACAAAATGGTGAGCCTACCTAGGCTTTGTTCAGCTCCTATCAAGGTACTTCTCATAAGTCATAACATTGTTTCTGCTTTTCTACTATACAGCAAATGATTATCTCATTCTCTCTTTACAGTTTCAATATGCAAACTTTAGTAATCCAAGATACAGCAACACTGGAACCGGTTCCTTGAATCTTCAACTCATCAACCAGAGATCAGATTTTTCATTCGCCCTCTTCTCTGGCGGCTTGCTGAATGTAAACACTCATCCACTTACAATTTTCTCTAGTTTTAAAGTTTTTCTGAAGCTAACCCTTTACTTGGTATTGTGTTAGCCCAAGCTTGTGGCAGTCTCAAACAAAGTAGCCTTTGAGAACCCAAATGCACCAGTTTACCCTCGCTTAGCGCTAGGCAAAGAATGGGATACAGTAAGATCCTTGTAAAAACCCTTTTTGATTGTTAACTTAAAAAGAAAGTTTAAATGAGTTTTGTCTTTTAACAGATGACAGTGACATGGACTAGTGGCTACGGACTCAAGATAGCTGAACCTGTTGTCGAGTGGGGGGTTAAAGGAGGAGAACGTAAACTCTCACCCGCTGGAACACTGACCTTTGCGCGCAACACCATGTGTGGTGCACCTGCAAGGACCGTGGGATGGCGTGATCCTGGTTACATACACACAGCTTTTCTCAAAGAGCTGTGGCCTAATGCCAAGTATACCTACAGAGTTGGGCATAGACTGACCAATGATGCATTTGTATGGAGTAAAGAGTATCAGTTCAAATCCACTCCATTTCCAGGACAAAACTCTCTCCAACAAGTTGTAATCTTTGGAGACATGGGAAAGGTTTGGTACTTTGGGTCTAAAAACCATATCagattattttattgttatggTAAGCCTCTCATGTACTTTGTTGTTGCAGGCTGAGGTTGATGGCACAAACGAGTATAATGACTTCCAACGAGCTTCTCTCAACACCA is part of the Brassica rapa cultivar Chiifu-401-42 chromosome A09, CAAS_Brap_v3.01, whole genome shotgun sequence genome and harbors:
- the LOC103843037 gene encoding probable inactive purple acid phosphatase 1 codes for the protein MRRQQQSVAVLVTLCVVVVVLALGGRIQQVESHKDQPLSGIAIHETTFHLNDKAHVKASPTLLGSNGQHSEFVLVEFTSPHPSDDDWIGVFSPADFNASTCPGDNKMVSLPRLCSAPIKFQYANFSNPRYSNTGTGSLNLQLINQRSDFSFALFSGGLLNPKLVAVSNKVAFENPNAPVYPRLALGKEWDTMTVTWTSGYGLKIAEPVVEWGVKGGERKLSPAGTLTFARNTMCGAPARTVGWRDPGYIHTAFLKELWPNAKYTYRVGHRLTNDAFVWSKEYQFKSTPFPGQNSLQQVVIFGDMGKAEVDGTNEYNDFQRASLNTTKQLIKDLKKTDAVFHIGDICYANGYLSQWDQFTAQIEPIASTVPYMIASGNHERDWPDSGSFYQGLDSGGECGVPAETMFYVPAQNRAKFWYSSDYGMFRFCVADTEHDWREGTEQYKFIEQCLASVDRKTQPWLIFLAHRVLGYSSTSFYAEEGSFGEPMGRDSLQKLWQKYKVDIAIYGHAHNYERTCPVYQSVCTSDEKTNYKGTFNGTIHIVAGGAGAGLAEFSDLQPNWSIVRDYDYGFLKLTAANYSNLLFEYKKSSDGTVHDSFKISRDYRDVLACAVDSCPATTLAS